The genomic segment GGCACGATCTTCCCCGTCGTCGCCACACCCCAAGCCGGGACCGGGACCAAACCCGCGTTCGGGAGCGGAGTCGCCCCCGCGTTCGGGAGCGGGGCCGCCCCGGTGCAGCAGCCGCCACCCGCACCCAAGCCCGCGCCCCAACCCGCACCGAAGCCGCCTGCGGCTCCCACTCCCACCCGCACTCCGGCCGCGAAACCGCCGGTCGAAGAACCCGATTTCGAGATCGTCGAAAAGAAGTCGAAAAAGCGCGTTACCGTAGAAGAGGACGACGAGCGGCCGCGGAAGAAGAAGCGGTACGACGGCTACGACGATGACGGCTACGACGATGAGGACGACGACGACGAACCCCGGGTCAGAAAGAATCGCTACAACAAGCCCAAGAAGAAAAAGAAGAGCCGCTACGACGACGATGAGGACGACGACTACCGGCAGCCGAAGTCCGGAGCGCGTGCGGCGTTTTCCAAGGGGAAAATCGGCGCACTCCTGATTTCCATCTCGTTCTGGCTCAATCTCGCGACCTATGGGATGCTCTCGCTGTACGCGCTGCTCGTCTGGCTCCTGTTGATCGCCGCAACCAGTTCCTCTCCTTCTTCTCGCGGCGGAATGGGAGGAGGAGGTGGTGGTGGTGAATCGCTCGGAGAAGTGCTCGTCGTTCTGCCCGGTTTGCTCGGCCTGGGGGCGTGGATCGTGGGCGTCATCGGGTGCTCGTTCTCCATCGCCGGGCCGGCGAAGGCGCGGGGCATGGCGATCACCGCGACCGTGCTGTCCGGCGTCCACCTCGTCCTGATGGGCGTCACGTTCAGCAACCTGCACGGCGGAGCGGGCGGTGGGTTCGGCCCCGCTCGCGGGATGGGAGTGGGGATCGGCTCCGGGGCGTGGCTCGCCGTCTCCTCCGCGCTGCCGGTACTGGACACGTTCCTCCCGGTCCTCTTCTACCAATCGAAGGTCATTTCGGGAGATTACATCATCGCGCTGCTCGCCGCGGTGTGCGAGGTCGCCCGGCTGTTTTTCATGCTGTACACGCTCAAGGCGATGGCGGCCGCGGCCCGCGATTACGAGGTGGCCGAGAAGGCGCAGTTCGGCATCCTCGTGGCGGCGTTCGTGATCGGCAGCGTCGCGATCGCGCTCCTGGTCCTCTTCATCTTGCTCAGCGAAGGCGGTGTGGGGCTCAAGACGGCCCTTCACTTGGGCGCGGTCGCGATCCTGCTGACGCTCCTCGCGTACACGTTCATGATGCTCAGCCCCGCCCTGACCGCGCTCCAGACCCGAGACGCTTGTGACCGCCGGTCCTGATTCGTTACCCGCGCGGAGGTGCCCGCCGTGCTGCTGACCTGCCCCCAATGCCGCAGTGGCCTTCAGGTGCCCGATGACACGACGGCCCTGGTGCGCTGCCCCGCGTGCAAAACGGTCTTTTCACCGGCCGGGGGCGCCGCGCCCGAACCCGACGAGGAAGAGGACGAGCCGAAGGCGAAGACGCGCAGGCCCCAGCGGGACGAGGAGGAGGACGAGCGGCCGCGCAAGAAACCGCGCCGCAGTGCCCGCACGGACGGGGACGAAGACGAAGACGAGGAGCCGGAGAACCGCGACTTCGACCCCGTAACGGAAGAGGAGGACCGGGCGCGCCGGCGCAGGAAGCGCCCTAAAGACGACTCCTCCGGGCTCAGCCCGGAGGAGAAGGCCGCCAAGCGGGCGGCCTTCCAGCGGGCCGCGTGGGGCGCGCGCCTCATCTGGATCTCGTTCGGGCTGTTCCTCCTCTCGATGCTGGTGGTCATCATCTTCTTCTTCCAGTTCACGTTCAGGGTCGTGACGCCGGGGTACCTCACGATCGCGGGTGCGATCGGGCTGGTCAACTGGGTGCTCGCCGCGGTCGGCGTGGGGCTGTGCCTCTCCGGGCCGCGCACGCCGGGGCACTGGGGGTACGGTATCGGGGCCGCGGTCGCCGTATTCGTTCACGGCGTGTTCCTTCTGGTCATCGTCACGCCGCGCACCGAGAACGCGAGCGGCCGGGACGTCGAGGGGGGCAGTACGACCCAGGTCCGCTGGGCGCGCCTGGCCACGAACCTCGACCACACCATGTTTTACTTGTTGGCCCTGGCGTACTCCGGCGAACAGGGCATCATGGTTGGGAAGCCGCCGCCACTTTACATGATTGCCGGGATATTTGAGATGGTGCGCACGATGTTCATTATGCTGATGCTGTCGTGCCTGTCGCGGGCGGCGCTGGACGAGGAGCTGGCGCACAAGTGCACGCGCGCGGCGGGGGCCGCGTCCATCGCCCCGGCGCTCGTCGCCGTCATCATCCTGATCGTCTTCGCCTTTCTCATCGAGACCAACGCCGGCCTGGACCTTTTCGCCCGGATCGTGATCAACACGACCGTCATGGGCGTTTACGCCATCATGATGGGCGTCGTCTTCCCGTCGTTCATGACCGCGCGCGAGGTGGCCGACGCCTGTGACGAGCCGTTCCAGTCACTAATACCGCAGTTGTAGGCCGGCGGCCCGCCGCGCGGGCGCGCGTCACGCGTACCGCTTCTTGATGCTCGGGATCAGGTACTCGCCGAACGCGGAGGCGAACCCGTGCGCCGGGTTGTGGCCCCAATCGGCGCGGGCGGCCGAGTCGTCCACGTCCGCGGGCCACGAATCGACGATCCCCTGCCGCTTCTCGTCCACGTGCGTGGTGATCTCGGTCCGCGGGAACGCGGCGTGGACCACGGTCTGGATCTCCGCGGCGCTCGGGGCGAACGCGCCGATGTTGTACACCGTGCGCGTGAGCCGGGCCCGCGGCGCGCCCATCAGCCGGAAGATCGAGTCCACCGCGTCCGGCATCGTCATGAACGGGATGCGCGTGTCGGGCCGCACGAAGCACGCGTACGGCTGCCCGCTCGCCGCGGCGTGGATCATCTCCGGCGCGTAGTCGCTCGTGCCGCCACTGGGGACCGTTTCCGCGGAGATCAGGCCGGGGAACCGGACGCACCGAAAATCGACCTTCCCGCTCACCAGTTCGGCCGCGAGCTGCTTGTAGTGCCGCGCGTAGTACCGGCCGAGGTGCTCGCAGTACAGCTTGTTCGCGCCGTACATCGTCGTCGGCACGTTGTAGTCGTCCTCTTTCACCTTGCCCGCCTTGGCCTTCACCGTGCGGTCCGGCAGCCCGAACGCGGCGATGCTCGACGGGTAAAAGAACGCGACCGGGCGGCCGTGGCTCTCGCCCTGCTTCTGCGCGAACTCCAGCAGGTTCAGCGTGCCCTCGACGTTCACCTTGTGGGCGAGCGCCGGACTGAACTCGCTCCGGGTGGAGAGCAGCGCCGCGAGGTGGAACACGCGGTCCACCTCGTACTGCGCGAGGATGCCGTCGAGCAGCGAGGTGTCCAGAATGGACCCGTTGACGGCCTGCCGCACCAGCGCCGCCGATTCGGGCGGGAGCGGGTTGAGGTCGAGGGTGACGATGGGCCGGTCGGGGTCGGCGGCGGCCAGGCGGGCGATGAGCGCGTGGCCGATCTCGCCCGACGCGCCGGTAATGAGCACAGAAGGTTTGCGTGACATGAAACGTGTTATACAACCCGACGCGCCCGTCGGCGGCTACTTCTTGGCCGCGAGCCACTCGGCCAGTTCCTGGATCTGGGCGTCGCTCAGCTTGTCGCCGAACGCGGGCATGAGTTTCGCGCCGGGCTTGGCGCTCCTCGGGTCGCGGATGTAGGCCGCGAGGTACTCCGCGGTGTGGCCGGGCTCCGCGCCGATTTTGGCGAGGTTCGGCCCGCGGGATCCGCCGACGCCCGGTCCGCCCGGCTGGCCCGCCTGGGCGATGAGCACGGCTAGGTCGCGGATCGGCTCGATCACGGAGTCGTTCCCGCACGCCGGGAAGAAGCCGTCCCAGTTGTGCGAGCCGTTTCGGATGTGGTGCAGTCGGTGTGTTAAATCAGCCAACGTCCCGTCGATGTCAAAAATCACTGCCTTGGTCACGTCACCTCTCTCAAGCCACTCGGCGTAGCAGGCGTGAGACTGCTTGCGAGCGACCGGCACCTGCTACGCGGAATGGCTGTTCGGAAAAATGAAACGATCGCTCGCATGGGCCGCAGAATGGCACGGCCCACAGCTTCGCGCAAGAAGAAAGTCCAGGGACCGCTTCTGGGGCGGCCGGGGGGGTATCAGTTTTTGGCACCCGAATCGCTACCCCAGTCGACCCGGCACTCCCGCCGATCGTGAGCCAGACCGTCCCGTGAGAAGTGACCTCCTGGCGCATCGCGGGCGCCGAACTCGACAAACTCCTGCCCGGCACGCCCTCACGCGCCCGCAACCACCTCGTCACGTCCGTCGTCCGCCAGTGGATCACGAGCGCTGGGCACGCGGGCGTGTTCACCGCCGACACCACCTTCTGGCTACACCTCCAGCCCCCCGGACGACCAGGTGGCCGTCAGCGTCCACGCGACGCCCTCGGACGGGTTTTGCCAGACGCTGCTCGCCCACGGGGCACCCGTCGCGCACCTCCCGGCGATCCTGCGTCTAACCTCTCGCTCCGCCCGTCGGCCGTGTTCGCGACCGACGGGGGCGACGTGCTCCGCGTCAGCCCGCACCTGCGCCGATTCGAGATCAAAGCCCCGGACGAGTAGCCGCCCCGGCAACTCATATCGCGCGCCCGCCCCGAACGCGCTTCAATGGGCTCAGGAGGACCGCCATGACCTGCTACTGCTGCCGCCGGATGAGCCGCAACGTGTGCCTGGGCCGGGGCGATACCTGCCGCCGCTGCCTGCGATGCGCGAACCACTGCGAGGGGAGCCAGAAGCCGAAAGGGCCAGCGTGCGCCAAACCGAAGCCGCCTGTCAACGAGAAGTGAACGGGTTCGTATCATGTCCGTACCGCGCTCCGCTCCGTCCTTCCGGCCCACTGCCCCCAAGAACTCGGATGAAAACAAAAGACAAAACGCTCATCAGCCAAGCCGAATGGATCGGTGCGCTCGGCGAGCCGACGCGCCTTAGCATTCTGTCCCTGCTCACGCGGGGAGAGCACACCGTCTCGAATATCGCGACCGCGCTGAAGGTGGAAATCGTCAACGTCTCTCACCACCTGAAGCTGCTGAAGCAGGCGGGGCTCGTGTCGAGTGTGAAAGACGGGCGGATGATGATCTACAGCCTCGTCGGCGCGAAGGTGACGGGTGGTACGTTAGAACTAACGCACCCGTCGCGCGTGTGGGTGACGCTCCCGCTGTCGTGAACCATCAGCAAACCGTTTCCGACCTATGCCGGTGGCGATTTGTTTCAGACTGGGGCGGGCATCACACAGCCGCCAGCCGCAATATCACCGCCGTCACTTTTATTACACCTTCGGGACGCCGCAGTTAAACTGCCCCCGATTCCTTGCGGTCACCGTCCGTTGCATTTCCATTCACTCCGGTAGGGACACAGTAACGACGAGCGCCTCTTTCCCGCGCCGCACCTTCACGGCCGCGTCGCCGACGGCCAGCGCGTCCCGCAGGAGCCAGCGCAGCGACTCGGCATCCGCGGGCTTCTTACCGCCGACATCGAGGATCACGTCCCCGACCTTCAGACCGGCGTCCTCGCACGACTTGCCCGGCGCGACGCCCATGACCTGCACCGTACCGTCAGCGGCCTTCACATCCAATCCGATCTGACGCAGTTCAAAGAACGCGACGCCCAGCGGGTTGATCTGCTTCTCTTTGACTTCAACGCGAATATTTTGTTCGAAGTCCGCGAGCTTAAACTTGTCACCTTCCCTATCATCTGGGGTGATGCCGGGCGACAGAATGGGCGGCGCCGGTATTGTGCCGTGCCGCACGATCTTGCCGGCGGCCAGCGTGCTGGCCCGAACGTCGCCCTTGATGGAGATGCTCCCACGGGCGATGATCAAGCTCTTGGTGACCTTCCCATTCACCCGCACGTCGCCGTCGCAGATGACGACCGAGTCGTTTATTGCGAACTCACTGGTCACATCACCGGTGGCAAGGACCAATGACTGGCTGATGTGCTTTTTCGTGTCAATATGACCGTGTGATACGATAACGCAAAGTCCATAGAACGCTTCCGACACGCTCACGCCGGAGGCCAAGATCATCCGATGGTAGTTCTCCACAGACCCCTTCGGTGCATATCGCTCGTCGGTGCGGAGAAACTGCACGTAAGGACTGGACTTGTGGAATGTGGGAAAATCCTTGCTCAGAGCGGGACAGGTGGGCAGACGATCGCCCTTCATCCCCGAGTTCTCCACCGCCCGAAATCCTAACTTGAAGGCCGACTCCCACAGGCGGGGGGCGTCCGCCTTGTAGTCACTTCGGACAGTAGCGGCGACAGACAGGTCGATCTGGCCCCGCCGAGCGAACCGCTCGGCACGCGGCAACGGGGACAGAGCGATGCGCTCCCGGATCGCCGCCACCGCCCGCTTGGCCCGCTCCCGCACCTCGGGGTCGGGCGACTTCAGGGCGGATAGCAGTTCCGTCGGCACCGCGTCTGCCTTCAGGGCCGCGAGCCGCTCGGTCGCCGCCTCGCGCTGGACGAAGTCGTCGCTACTCAACTGCCGCACCAGCGCCGCCACGTCCGCCTTCGCCCGCGGCGGCGGGACGTCCGAGGCCGCCACGGGGCACCCGACCAATACCAACATGAACGTCGTGATGTGCCTCATGGGACGCTCCGGGGGGACAGAGATGCAAGAAGGAACCGGCGGGTCATTTCCGCCGGTCGAACGATCCACGCGGGCCGTTGGTCAGGGTCCGGTCACGTCCGCGTAGGTGTTGGTCGTACCCGAGACGATGGTGAGCGTCGTGCCGTTCACGCTGTAGATGCTCGGCCCCACCGCGGCCGTGTTGCCCACGATGCTAGCACCGCCCAGTGTCAAGGTGCCCTTCCCGAAGTACACCCCGCCTCCCTTCCCGGTGCCACCGTTCACCTGGTTGTTCTGGACCGTCGTGCCGCCGTTCAGTATCAGTGCCGTCCCGCTGCCCCCCGTCACGTTATTCACATAGATCCCGCCGCCCAGGCCGCCGGACGTATTTCCGGTCACGTGCACCGAGGTCAGGATGACGCTCGTCTGGGCGGCGGTGGTTGAGGAGTAGATGAAGATGCCGCCGCCATTTCCGGTAGCGGTGTTGAGTACCACGTCGCTGGACGTGATGCGTGTGCTCACCCGCTCGTTGATGTAGATCGCCCCGCCGGACGCGGCGCTGTTACCGGTGAATCCGGATCCCGTGATGTTGAGCGTCCCACTCTCAGCCGAGATCGCGCCACCGTGGCTCCCGACCGTCTGGTTCTGGCTGAAGGTGCTGCCCGAGATGATCAGGGTGCCGTACGACCGAATCGCTCCGCCGGCGTCCACACCATTGAGTGACCCGTTCCGGAAGGTCAGGTTCGCGAAGCTCCCGTACCAGCCCGCATTCAAGGTGAACAGGCGGTAGTTCACGCCGCTGGCCCCATCGCGCTGGATCGTGACGTTCTTGTCCGCGCCGTCGAAGAAGAAATTCCCTTTTAGATCGAGTTGTTGAAAACCCGCAGCCGAGCTGAGCGTGATTGTCGCCCCGGCGACATTCTGACTGAAAGCGACTCTCATGACCGGCTGATTCGCGTTCTGGTTGATGAAGTTGACGTAGTTGACCGCGTCGCGGAGCGAGAACCGAACACCATTTACGGTGTCGAGGTTGGTGGTGACGAGGAGCGCCGGTGGCGGGGCACCCGGCGCGCCGGGCGCGGCGTTCATCGCGGTGGCCAGGAGCCCACTGGGCGTAGCGCCGAGGCCGTCGGTGGCGAAGCCGTTGGTGAGGCCCAGACCGGTCGGCACGGTCGTGTACCACAGGTCGGCGGACTGGCCGATGCCGAGGGCCGGACCCTGCCACGCGACCAGGTCCGAAGCGGTCACGCCGACCGAGCTGGTCCAGCCGGGGGCGCCGCCGCTGGCACTAATGAGCGTGGTCGCCTCCACCGGCACGGCGAAGGCCGTGAGGCCGCTGCTGTCGGACTGGTTGGTGACGTTGAAGTCGAAGCGGTACTGGCCGGGGTGGCTCGGGTCGTTGTCGATGACCGTCTCGGTCACCGAGGCCGCGCCCAGGCTGTACGTGTTGCTCAGGAGCACCGTCGGCACGATGTGTTCTTCGAGTTGCTCCACACCCAGGATCGTACGGCGGGTGTGCTTATTCGCGAGAGAATGTTCGAGCTTCGTCCACTTGCGCAAGAACGCGAGCATACAGTCTCCTGACTGAGAATGGTGTGACGGGAGAGTAGTCGGATCCGAGGCCGCCAGACCGAGACATGATTGGAGATAGCAAAGATGGTACTAGCGCGATCCGGCTAAAGCAAGGCTAATAACCGTGAATGCATCATGCAGAACCCATATCGGATTCACTTTTAATTATAAACAAACGTTATAATGACAGACTAGACGGCTTGGGGGGACATCGTTGCTTCGCGCCGCACCGCGGGGGCAGGATCTGCAACGGAATCTGTCACGGAAAAACACCCGGCGGCTACTTCTTGGCCGCGAGCCACTCGGCCAGTTCCTGGATCTGGGCGTCGCTCAGCTTGTCGCCGAACGCGGGCATGAGTTTCGCGCCGGGCTTGGCGCTCCTCGGGTCGCGGATGTAGGCCGCGAGGTACTCCGCGGTGTGGCCGGGCTCCGCGCCGATTTTGGCGAGGTTCGGCCCGCGGGATCCGCCGACGCCCGGTCCGCCCGGCTGGCCCGCCTGGGCGTGGCACTGCGCGCAGTGCTGGTCAAAGGTGCCCTGCGGCCCGGTCGCAACCGGGGCGTTCTTCCCGCACCCGACCAGCCCCAAGAAACCGCCCACCAGTGCAACGACGAACACCCAGCGACGCGCCATGACGACGGCCCTTCGGAACGGGGTCGGGATCGACGCTGCTAGTGTAAGGAAGAGCGGGAGATGTGTCAGAGGCGCTGGCGGGGGTAGTAGACGGCGGAGTAGATCAGGACGACTTGCGCGGCCTCGAACACTTCGTAAGTCGCAGTGAGAGGGTGGGCGATGATGACCCGCTCGTTCCCCTCCCGCGATTCGCCTTGTTCGGCCGGGTTGTCACTGAGCGCGAGTTGGATCTCTTCCGCGCCGCGTATCAGTGCCGAACCATCGCGCCCGAGTTCGTAGGCGAGAAAAGTCGCGGTGCGAATATTGTTGGAGACCGACCGACGGGCGACCACGCGGTAATTCATTGCCGGGCTTCCCACTGCCGCTTGATCTCATCAAGTCCGGCGAGCAACTCCTGCGTGCTGACACCGCCGTGTGCGAGCATCTCGGCCCGCGCCTCCGCGATCTCCTCCTTTGTCGCGGGCGGGAGGACGAAAGACATGATCCGGTCGTAAGCCGCGTTCGGAAGGAAGTGGCCAATGACGTTACCGTTCTCGTCGGCGATCTCAACCGCTTTCGTCGCGACGCTCAGCTTGGCGAGCAATTCGGCGTCGGGCACGACCCTGCTCATGGCGAGACTCCATGTGACTGTGTACAGAATACCACGACGCGGCTGGCGATGAAACATCACACCAGCGCACCCACCTCGCGCCAGCGGGCGCGGACCTGATCCGGCGTCGCGGTGCCGGTGACGCCGATCTGCTGAATGGTGATCGACGCCACGAGGTTCCCGAACGCCGCCGCCTGCTCGTGCGTGAGCCCACTCACCATCGCCGACGCGATCCCGGCCGAGCAACTGTCCCCCGCCCCGCAGATGTCGATGGGGCCGGATACGGGGTACGTCGGAACGCGAAGTAATTGTTCAGAACTTTGTCCGGGGAGCGCGAGACGAATACCTTCCTCACCTCGAGTGCAGAAGATTGCTTGGTACCGTCGAGCTGCAAGCGAGAGCCCGATGTCGAACGCGAACGGCTCGAAAGACGGGAACAGCTTCTCTGCTTCGGCGCGATTCGGCTTCACGCACACGTTACGGAATAGCCCGATCTGCTCCCGGCTGTCGGCCAGTACAAACTTCGCGGGGTCGCCTGCGGCGAGCTTCGCGAGGTGGTCGCGTACTTTCGCCGTCACCACGCCGCAATCGACCTCGCTCACCTGGTCGAGAACGAGGAGCGCGTCCAACTGCGGCCACGCCTCATCGAGCAGTTCGATGATGTGGTCCTGAATGCCCGCCGGTGTCGGGGTGCGGTTCTTGATGTCGAGCCGGTTCAGTTCCTCTTGGCCCAGCATCGGCTTGGTGTAGGTCGGCGTTCGGCGGTCGGGTGCCAGGATGAGGCCACCTTGCTCGACTGCGGGCAACTGGCGAAGCGCCTGACGAAGCTCGTACCCCTCGCCGTCGTCGCCGATGCACGCGATGGGGTAGATGCGGCCCACGCCGAGGGCCGCAAGGTTGTTCATTACCGTGCCCGCCGCGCCCGGGTAGCTCCGCACCTGCACGACTTGGTAGGCGGTGAGGCCGGTTTCCACCGACGGCTCGTTCCGCGCCGGGTCGATGTCCAGGTAGCGGTCGAGGAACAGGTCCCCCAGCACCCCGACCGTGCGGTCGGGGATGGTGGCGAGGACGCGTTCGATCAGGTCGGTGGTGAGCATGAGAGGTTCGCCCAAGGGCAGCGTCGCGCTCGACTTCGCGCGCCGAGCCGTACCCATTAATACTGGATTCGCAGGCCGAAGGTCATGCCCTGGACGACCAGTTCCTCGGCCCGCCACGCAAAGGCCGGACGGGGCAGATCGCTCGGCGTCGGGTTGGCCACGAAGCGGACGTTGCTGTCGTTGACGACCGGGTCAATCGCCTTCCCGGGCCGCATCACGCTGCTCAGGTAGAGGAACGAGTAGCCGAACGACACCTGGACCCACGGGTTGAAATTGTAGGTCAGCCTGATGCCCAGGTCTTGCATGTAGGCAAACTTGTCTCGGGTAAACGTCCCGGCGTTGAGCCCCCGGACGTACAGCCCGCCCGGTTGGACGTCGGCCACGCCGGCCGCGACGACGGTGTTGGACCCGACCAGTTCGGCGCGCTGGGCCACGCCGCCCAGCCCCGACTTCGTGGTGAACTCGAACCCCAGGCCCCGTTCGGTCCCCCCGATGCGGCTGGCGAAGCCGACCTGCCCGCCGTAGAACGTGTTGCGCGTGCGGATCGCGTCACGCACGTCGAGCGAATTCCCGTTCGGGAAGTACGACGGGGAATCGATCGCCAACCGTTCGTTCAAGTCGATGTAGCGGAACCCGAGGATCAGGTCGGTCGAGTCGGACAAGAACGCGTACCACGCCCGCCGCACGTTGGCCTCGGCCCCCCACAACTGGCTCTGGGCCGCGGCGGCCACGCCGCCGGAGTACTGACCCGGGAACGACACGAGGAGCGAAGTGGGCGCCGTTGCCCCGGCCGCGGTGTACCCGCGGGCGATTGCGAACGGGGTGCCGTCGTTGAAAACCGCAGCGCTCTGGGTCTGCCGCTCCAGGACGAACCCGCCGACGTCCACGCCGAACTTGTCCCAGTTCGCACCGACGCTGGCCCGGACGCCGCTGAACGCCCCGAAGTTGATGTGGTTGTTGTTATCGGGGAAAATGGTCGTGACGCCGCTGAGCGTCGAGTTGTTCACCTGCGCCGATGGAACCGACTGGATGAGCGGAACGGTGCGCATCGGGGTGTACCACATGAGCAAATAGTCGCCCGTCGCCCATAAGCGCGGCCCGGACATATCGAACGGTCGCGTATCGGATCCGGCGGGTCCGACGGCCGTTTCACCAAGTGTGGGAACCTGGTCCAGGGGCGTAACAAGGGAAACGGGGGGCGTGGTCGCGGGAGGCGTGACCGCGGGGGGCGTGGTCGCGGGAGGTTGCGGGGGTTGGGCGAGGGCGCCCCCCGCGGTTATTAGAAGTAGATTTGCCGTCAGGAATACGATGCGCATGGCGAAATCTTCCTGCGAAAAGGCCCGTACCCGACGGGCCGTCAACGATTCGGGGAAGATATCGAATTAGAGGAGAAGGGCAGTTTAGCGCGAATTGCCAATTTGCGTGATTATGAGGGTTTAGCGAATTTGAGTCGCGGCTCCGGTCACCCCCGGGCCGCCGTCCATGAAGCCGGAACCGAGTCCCTGTCGTCGCCCTGAACGTGATTAAACTCGCCGCCGGAAAGAAGACGGAACGACCTCACACAACGCCGCAAAGACGCATAGTAGACCAAGAAGAGTGTGGCACTGCCTTCCTCTTCTCTTTCCTGGTCTTCTTTGCGCCTTTTCGGCGTTGCGTGAGGTTCGTTCTCTTCTATTCCGGCGTGACGAAGTCGAAACC from the Frigoriglobus tundricola genome contains:
- a CDS encoding NAD-dependent epimerase/dehydratase family protein — protein: MSRKPSVLITGASGEIGHALIARLAAADPDRPIVTLDLNPLPPESAALVRQAVNGSILDTSLLDGILAQYEVDRVFHLAALLSTRSEFSPALAHKVNVEGTLNLLEFAQKQGESHGRPVAFFYPSSIAAFGLPDRTVKAKAGKVKEDDYNVPTTMYGANKLYCEHLGRYYARHYKQLAAELVSGKVDFRCVRFPGLISAETVPSGGTSDYAPEMIHAAASGQPYACFVRPDTRIPFMTMPDAVDSIFRLMGAPRARLTRTVYNIGAFAPSAAEIQTVVHAAFPRTEITTHVDEKRQGIVDSWPADVDDSAARADWGHNPAHGFASAFGEYLIPSIKKRYA
- a CDS encoding c-type cytochrome, producing the protein MTKAVIFDIDGTLADLTHRLHHIRNGSHNWDGFFPACGNDSVIEPIRDLAVLIAQAGQPGGPGVGGSRGPNLAKIGAEPGHTAEYLAAYIRDPRSAKPGAKLMPAFGDKLSDAQIQELAEWLAAKK
- a CDS encoding ArsR/SmtB family transcription factor — translated: MKTKDKTLISQAEWIGALGEPTRLSILSLLTRGEHTVSNIATALKVEIVNVSHHLKLLKQAGLVSSVKDGRMMIYSLVGAKVTGGTLELTHPSRVWVTLPLS
- a CDS encoding c-type cytochrome → MARRWVFVVALVGGFLGLVGCGKNAPVATGPQGTFDQHCAQCHAQAGQPGGPGVGGSRGPNLAKIGAEPGHTAEYLAAYIRDPRSAKPGAKLMPAFGDKLSDAQIQELAEWLAAKK
- a CDS encoding PDZ domain-containing protein — encoded protein: MRHITTFMLVLVGCPVAASDVPPPRAKADVAALVRQLSSDDFVQREAATERLAALKADAVPTELLSALKSPDPEVRERAKRAVAAIRERIALSPLPRAERFARRGQIDLSVAATVRSDYKADAPRLWESAFKLGFRAVENSGMKGDRLPTCPALSKDFPTFHKSSPYVQFLRTDERYAPKGSVENYHRMILASGVSVSEAFYGLCVIVSHGHIDTKKHISQSLVLATGDVTSEFAINDSVVICDGDVRVNGKVTKSLIIARGSISIKGDVRASTLAAGKIVRHGTIPAPPILSPGITPDDREGDKFKLADFEQNIRVEVKEKQINPLGVAFFELRQIGLDVKAADGTVQVMGVAPGKSCEDAGLKVGDVILDVGGKKPADAESLRWLLRDALAVGDAAVKVRRGKEALVVTVSLPE
- a CDS encoding zinc ribbon domain-containing protein — its product is MPVVTCPKCPTRLKIPDGVSGNTRCPKCGTIFPVVATPQAGTGTKPAFGSGVAPAFGSGAAPVQQPPPAPKPAPQPAPKPPAAPTPTRTPAAKPPVEEPDFEIVEKKSKKRVTVEEDDERPRKKKRYDGYDDDGYDDEDDDDEPRVRKNRYNKPKKKKKSRYDDDEDDDYRQPKSGARAAFSKGKIGALLISISFWLNLATYGMLSLYALLVWLLLIAATSSSPSSRGGMGGGGGGGESLGEVLVVLPGLLGLGAWIVGVIGCSFSIAGPAKARGMAITATVLSGVHLVLMGVTFSNLHGGAGGGFGPARGMGVGIGSGAWLAVSSALPVLDTFLPVLFYQSKVISGDYIIALLAAVCEVARLFFMLYTLKAMAAAARDYEVAEKAQFGILVAAFVIGSVAIALLVLFILLSEGGVGLKTALHLGAVAILLTLLAYTFMMLSPALTALQTRDACDRRS
- a CDS encoding BBP7 family outer membrane beta-barrel protein, translating into MSGPRLWATGDYLLMWYTPMRTVPLIQSVPSAQVNNSTLSGVTTIFPDNNNHINFGAFSGVRASVGANWDKFGVDVGGFVLERQTQSAAVFNDGTPFAIARGYTAAGATAPTSLLVSFPGQYSGGVAAAAQSQLWGAEANVRRAWYAFLSDSTDLILGFRYIDLNERLAIDSPSYFPNGNSLDVRDAIRTRNTFYGGQVGFASRIGGTERGLGFEFTTKSGLGGVAQRAELVGSNTVVAAGVADVQPGGLYVRGLNAGTFTRDKFAYMQDLGIRLTYNFNPWVQVSFGYSFLYLSSVMRPGKAIDPVVNDSNVRFVANPTPSDLPRPAFAWRAEELVVQGMTFGLRIQY
- a CDS encoding bifunctional heptose 7-phosphate kinase/heptose 1-phosphate adenyltransferase, whose translation is MLTTDLIERVLATIPDRTVGVLGDLFLDRYLDIDPARNEPSVETGLTAYQVVQVRSYPGAAGTVMNNLAALGVGRIYPIACIGDDGEGYELRQALRQLPAVEQGGLILAPDRRTPTYTKPMLGQEELNRLDIKNRTPTPAGIQDHIIELLDEAWPQLDALLVLDQVSEVDCGVVTAKVRDHLAKLAAGDPAKFVLADSREQIGLFRNVCVKPNRAEAEKLFPSFEPFAFDIGLSLAARRYQAIFCTRGEEGIRLALPGQSSEQLLRVPTYPVSGPIDICGAGDSCSAGIASAMVSGLTHEQAAAFGNLVASITIQQIGVTGTATPDQVRARWREVGALV